In Methanobacteriales archaeon HGW-Methanobacteriales-1, the genomic stretch TCTTTTCGGGCCAAGTACTTGGTTCCTACTCCTCCGGCTGCACCGGTTCTCATGTTGGTAATCCAGGTACCGTCCATGATGGCCAGTGGAAATCCAGTTGCAGGATCTACTAATTCTATCATAGCCATTACGGTGGGCAGGTTATGAAGATTTGGATTATCGGGGTGAACATTGACACATTTTACTCCTGATTCTCCCATGTTTGGTAGGTAACAAGGCATTATTCTTAAATCGCCATTAAATTCTGTAAAGAAAAGATATTCTTTAGGGGGCATCCGGGCTCTGCTCTGGGCATGTTCAATATAAGCAGTTTCAACAGCATCAATAACTTTTTTCATTTGTATTAATTCTTTTATTTCACTTTGATTGAGAATTATGGTTTCTTTCATCTTTGATTACCTACAAATTATTTAAAGGATTATTTAAAGGATTATTAATGGTAATTTAAGCTTTTTTAGATAAACATCTTTCTTTTTTAAGTAAAAAATTATATTAATTTTTATATGCTATTTTTCCATGGTTTAAAGGTTATTCATAACTTCAACCTTTTAAATTCCATGACCATTACTATGAAAATATAAAACACATTTGAAATTTCTATTTAACTGATGAGCATATTATTCTGATTTAATTTAAAGTTTACTATTTGTGTATATTACTTCTTATTTAGTGAATAAATATGGCTTGATACGATAGGCTTATTGTTTAATTCTAATTACATTCCTTCAATGATTCAATTTTATTAAATAATAACTAAGATGTAGTATATTTAATTGATTTAAAATTTTTAATAAGAAATTTAAATTATAAAAGGAACCTTTAACTTGTAATCATTGTACTCCGGATGTTCTTTAGCAACTTCAGCTTCTTCCTTGCGGCAGACATCTAAATACTTGTATATGAGTATGGGCGAAAATATCAGGGTAAGTGGAGTGGGCCATCCAAAGAACCATCCTAAAATTATGAAAATAAAGCCTAAATATTGGGGATGGCGACTGTATTTATAAATTCCACTGGTCACTAAGCCTTCTTTCTTACTATTCCTATAAAGTGTAATCCAGCCAATGATAATTAAGCTCATTCCAATTAAAATTAGAATTGAACCATAAACCATGGCTATATCGAGTGCTAAACCTACTCCCATAAATGAAATACTTAAAATATTAGGGGGTAGTTGGGTGCCGGGCACAAAAAAATACTTGGATGCCAGAAGAATAGTCAGGGGAATGCCATACATTTCTACAAAAAGAGAAACGAAAAATGCAGCTACCAGCCCATATTCTAACCATCCTGCCTTTCTACGATATGAAAGGGGAATTAAAAATGCCATAAATAAAATAATGAAAAATAAAACCACTAACCATTGTTTAGTAACTACTTCGGTAATTACATTGCTGGATAAATAAGCGTAAAAATGAATATAGAATTGTTGGGCAAATAGGATGGGTAATAAAAATAAAAGGACGATAAATATCCTTAAAAAAAGATTTCTATGGGCGGTCATGTTACAATTACCTTTAAAATAGAAGCTATTTAATTTATATCTTCTATAAGTTAATTTAAATATTTAATATCAATTAGAAACTTTGATTATTAATTCCTATAATTGCTTAAAATGTTATTAGTTTAAAATTTTCATGTTAATATTATACTTCTGCAATAGTGTATGATATAACCTTTTTATAAGTATATCTTCATAACTTTATTTTTATATTCAATTAATTATAATTTATAAAAGAATTAATTAAGATTAGTACAAAAATTTCCTTAAGTTTAAAAAAATTTATTAAAAATTAAACTAATTAATTAAAAGAATTCGTAAATTGTATTATTTAACTAGTAATCAAATTCGTATAACTACATGAATTAAATCTTATAGCTAATTTAGAGCATAATCAGTTGTTAATAATATAAAATAATTAAAATTTTGGTGTTATCATGAACCTCCTGGAAAAATCTAAGGCAATCAGAAATCAAGAAATCACGGCTCTGGATAGTCTGGAGAAATTTAATCAAGTTATCGCAAGTAAAAACTCGAATATCAATGCTTTTGTGCAAATAAATCACGAAACGGCATTAAAAAAAGCCAATGAAATTGATGCCCGGATAAAAAATGGGGACCAAGTTGGAAAATTGGCCGGGATGATTATTGGTATTAAAAGCAACATCAATGTTAAGGATTTCACCATTTCTGCAGGATCCAAGACCCTGGAAAATTATATGGGAAGTTATGATGCCACCGTAATCCAGCGAATCAAAGAAGAAGACGGTATAATCATAGGGATGACTAACATGGATGAATTTGCTGCTGGAAGCTCCACAGAAACTTCTTTTCATGGTCCTACTGATAATCCTGCTGCACCAGGCCATATATCTGGTGGATCCAGTGGGGGAAGCGCAGCAGCCATTGCTGCTGAGATGTGTGATATTGCTCTGGGATCAGATACTGGCGGATCTATCCGTAATCCAGCATCCCACTGTGGAGTAATGGGATTTAAACCAACCTATGGGGCAGTTTCCAGGCAAGGTTTGCTGGATTTATCTATGAGTCTGGATCAAATTGGGCCTTTAGCAGCAGATACTTCAGGAATTGCCCTGATGCTGGACACTATTGCTGGAAATGATCCTAACGAATGCACTTCCATTGACTGGAAAGTTCCTAATTTCAGTGCACTTTTAGATGAAAATCCAGAAGAAGCCTTAAATGGGACGAAAGTGGGGGTGGTGAAACAGTTCCAGGAAGTCACTGACGATCACATCGTGAATATAATTGAAGATTCCATTGATAAAATGGGTGAGATGGGAGCAGAAGTAGTTGAATTAAGCTTCGATTATATCGAT encodes the following:
- a CDS encoding Asp-tRNA(Asn)/Glu-tRNA(Gln) amidotransferase GatCAB subunit A; amino-acid sequence: MNLLEKSKAIRNQEITALDSLEKFNQVIASKNSNINAFVQINHETALKKANEIDARIKNGDQVGKLAGMIIGIKSNINVKDFTISAGSKTLENYMGSYDATVIQRIKEEDGIIIGMTNMDEFAAGSSTETSFHGPTDNPAAPGHISGGSSGGSAAAIAAEMCDIALGSDTGGSIRNPASHCGVMGFKPTYGAVSRQGLLDLSMSLDQIGPLAADTSGIALMLDTIAGNDPNECTSIDWKVPNFSALLDENPEEALNGTKVGVVKQFQEVTDDHIVNIIEDSIDKMGEMGAEVVELSFDYIDLCLPTYYLINYVEFFSATRKYDGRKYGHQIEEVCGDEVLRRIHMGSYISQQEFSGKYYKKALQARSLIRKEITKLLNGVDIIAGPTVPKLPHKLGETLEPMEMYAYDVLTVIANLAGIPASSMKAGEVKGIPVGLQFQAKPLDDAKIIQSIAALENQLE